The window AAAAATAGTTTTAGAACAAATGGATACTAATTTCATTCCATTGGATTCCACTAATTATCATTCCTTTAATTctatttattctttttattaacATCCACTTACAACCGTATAGTTTCCTATATGTTCGAGTAAAACACTTGTCATTTTCATGAAGAAAATAagcaaaatattcaaataaattaacTTAAGTGATGATTGTTTTCCTAGTTTTTAGATTCTAGTTTTGGGTtttggattttagtttttgattttaggtttttgattttgcagtaaattttggttttttgaaaaacatgaaTGGTTGTTTTAGAttctagtttttagtttttacttttaaatataataaaataaaaacattattaatattaaaatattaaaatattattctgaaaataataaaataatagtcataaaatacacataaatttatttacgAAAATTgttgtaaaacaaaatataaatacagaataaaaatattgtaaattctatataaatatacattaatTTGATCTCGAATGCCTTTCATATGACTCAAATGCTATTATACAAGTAGTTAAggattataaataaaaactaatatcatacatttgatgatttttttctaTGATAATTTTTACACATATATTCTATggttatatttatgtaaaatcacttattttatattaataaagtacaaaaaacttatttgatgatGTGATGGTGAAGTGAACCATATGAGAGTGGAAAAAAGGCATAAACATAAGATAAATATGAAAAGAAAgactaattacaaaaaataatattaaaagaaggccattaaaaagaaaatgataaataaaaaaaccatGGTAGAACTAGGCAAAATCTGAAACACACACATTTTGGCTTTTGTGTAGAATTAGggaattatttttagaaaaatcttgattggcaaataaaatagtttttcaaaaacaaaaaattattttaaaaattacaaacaaTCAATCTCTTACTTTTTCACCAATGTTTCTCCAattcaaaatagaaaaaaaacaggAATTAGAGGCATGAGGATAGTTTTAGATTCAAACATGTGTTAGAAATACTATTTTACACTATTTTCATCagtttagaattttaaatattaaaatgtatgagcaacaaattctttttttttttaatttgtgcaAACTAACAAGAAATTCAATTGAATTTTTTCCTTAATGCCGATGGTCTTACGACCGACCACAAAGAAACAAATCCACACAGATGATTCCTTCTCATTGGCTAGAAGGACCGTAAACGTGAACTTGTCCGCAGGGGATTAAAAACCGAACTGGAGAAATCTGGCTTGTCGCCTAAGTTGGAATCGATTTTAAACAAAacgaaagagagaaagaaacactcaacagagaagaagaaaagagtgAGAGATGGCGAGATACGATCGAGCAATCACAGTGTTCTCCCCCGACGGTCACCTCTTCCAGGTAGAGTACGCCCTCGAAGCTGTCCGTAAGGGTAACGCCGCCGTCGGAGTCCGCGGCACCGATACTGTAGTCCTCGCCGTCGAGAAAAAATCCACCCCTAAGCTCCAGGATACAAGGTATAGCTCCCCGATCTCTGCCGATGCCACACCTGGGTCGCTTGATTTAGGTCAATCGATTTGAAATGAAACTTGAttttagggttttgtatcaaCTTGGGAGTGTTAGATCGTAGAATCAGAGCTGATCCGTAGTTAAAAGACTTCACTTTTTTGTTTTAAGTGTGTAAAGACTCAACCTTTGCTCCTCTTCTGTGAAAGATTATgtaaaaagttttaatatttagtgttgGAATCGAATAAAGTTATCACCTTTATGGTGTTTTCTTCTCACAGATCAGCAAGAAAGATTGTGAGTCTTGATAACCACGTTGCATTGGCCTGTGCTGGGCTCAAGGCAGATGCGCGTGTCCTTATAAACAAGGCGAGGATCGAGTGTCAAAGCCACAGGCTTACGTTGGAGGATCCTGTGACTGTCGAGTACATCACTCGGTACATTGCTGGGCTTCAGCAGAAGTATACTCAAAGTGGGGGTGTGAGACCTTTTGGTCTTTCCACTCTTATTGTTGGTTTTGATCCATACACTCGTATTCCCGCGCTTTATCAGACTGATCCATCGGGTACTTTCTCTGCTTGGAAGGCTAATGCGACCGGGAGAAACTCAAACTCGATCAGGGAGTTTCTGGAGAAGAATTATAAAGAAACTTCTGGTCAAGAAACTGTGAAGCTTGCTATCCGTGCTCTGCTTGAGGTTAGTTTATCCTTTCGTTTTTTAAAACCAGACCAAGTAGGTTTGCTTTTACTTATTGCCGAGTGACCTGTTACTAAACTTATCACCTAGAAAGAACCACCCGGATGATTCTCCATTCTTGAAAGTTGGCTTTAGGTTAGAGTTAAAGATAACAAAAGGTGACAATGTTAGAGAATGTTAAGTCCTGAAAAAAATTTAGGAGACTTTACTTGTTGAGTTGGAGAATAATGTTTGAGGAGCCTATATTGCAGAACACTTTTAGTGAAATTTTGTAAAGAGCTGATGAGCTTTGCAAATTTGCAGGTAGTTGAGAGTGGGGGAAAGAACATTGAGGTTGCTCTGATGACACGGGAGGAAGGTACTCTAAGGCAGCTAGAAGAAGCTGAAATCGATGCTATTGTGGCCGAGATCGAAGCAGAGAAGGCTGCTGCAGAAGCAGCCAAGAAAGGCCCTTCAAAGGAAACCTGAGCATGAGCCAGATCTTACAATAACGGTCTCAGTTTTCAAGTTGTAACTTTGGTTCAAAGTAAAGATATTTGCGTGAATTTGTTTTGTCGGACGGACCATTAGCCTGTTTGACATTCTTGCTTTAaatctttaattttaatatttttagcgatACTTGGTGAACCTATGGCCTTTCTTGTTTCTGGCTATAAATGTGGAATGTTTCATGAATACTCTTCTTGTCATCTATGCATCTTCTCCATACAGTTGTAGACAAACATAACAAGACGAGAACAACATTCAAGGCCCCTCAACTGATGCCAACCgtcataaacaaaataatgttaTGAATCAGAATAATTTTGAATCAAAGCCGCCCCGGAGTTAGCACATAGGATCCGATTCATTGAACTTAGTTTTGTAAAATTCTTTCCCATTGTAACACAATAGAACAAAAGGGTTTCGTGGTGTAGTTGGTTATCACGTCAGTCTAACACACTGAAGGTCTCCAGTTCGAGCCTGGACGAAGCCAATTCTTTTTCctctaattttgaaataattttatacaaaaaaaaaattatcgccGTTGCCGGagatcgaacccgggtcaccCGAGTGACAGGCGGGAATACTTACCACTATACTACAACGACTCTTGTTGAAAAGCTTTGCGAACCGACATTAACTATATGTTATAGTATCTTTAGTACTTGGTTAGTTTCGGACTCGGGGTTTTGtgaaaaactaaaaacttaTTCCCTTTGCgccgttctctctctctctcgctctgcTCTCAAAGTTTCAGGTAAGAAAAAAGCTTCTTCAGCTTTGCTCTTACATCAAATACGTGCTTTCTTTGTTCTTGTCTGAGACTAAATCGTAATATACTTGTTGCGTAGAGGGACCATGTTGATTACTCTTAACTCTCTAGCTGTGAAGTTTAAACATTTAAGTTGTTATTTTGGGTTTCATTCATTTACTACATCAAATTTGAGaaagttttatcttttgaatcagagttaaaaaaaaaggatgaaGCTTGACGTGAATGTTTTGAGATATCTTTCCAAAGATGATTTTAGAGTTCTCACTGCTGTGGAGATGGGAATGCGAAACGTCAGCCCTTCTCTATTCCTTTTTTATTAATCCTGTATTACTACCTTTTGAATTTCTCTGAAACTACTTTGGTATTTGCAGCATGAGATTGTTCCTTCTGAGCTCGTTGATCGCATTGCTGGTCTAAAGTATGCCCTTATCTAGTGCTTCTTTCATTAACCTTACTTCCTCGTTGTGATGAAGCATATTGTGTAATTGCACAGACATGGAGGCACATACAAAGTCCTGAAGAACTTGCTCAAGTATAAGCTTTTGCATCACGACCGCTCTAAATGTGACTACTTCCCTTCTCCTCCAAAGGCTTTACTAGTTTTTCTCACATAGTCTAAATGATTGTTGTTTTCTTCGTTAAGATGATGGATTCAGACTCACTTATCTGGGATACGACTTTCTTGCCATTAAAACATTGGTCAACCGTGGTGTCTTTACCGGTGTTGGTCGTCAGATTGGGGTTGGTAAAGAGtctggtaagtttttttttttattttgatatccaTTGGTGTGTTTAAGAGAGGTACTCTGGGTCAGTTGTTGATAGTTATGGGATATAGACATATTTGAGGTGGCTCAGGAAGATGGAACTATTCTGGCAATGAAGTTGCACAGACTAGGGAGAACCTCCTTCAGGGCTGTCAAATCTAAGCGTGACTACTTGAGGCATCGCAGTAGTTTCAGCTGGTTGTATCTCTCCCGCCTTGCCGCTCTCAAGGAGTTTGCTTTCATGAAGGTTATTATTATTGCCTTTGTTCCATTCCATGGTTTTAACACTGTTTTGATaagtgtttttattatttttggccTAATGTTTGTTGAGCAGGCTTTGGAAGAACATGACTTTCCGGTTCCAAAAGCTATCGACTGCAATAGGCACTGTGTTATCATGTCCCTTGTGCAGGGTTACCCCATGTAAGGATCTAATCTACCTTCATGTTCCACACACCAGGagaatttttttatgattttatatggCTCTGTTAGTCTTAAGCATTATGTAACTGATAGCTTTTGATGCATTGGATTCGAGATTCCTTAAAAATTTGATCCATTGCTTCACTCACTAAGAAACAGTTATAACCTTGCTGCTGTGAATCACATCTTTCACATTTCGTTTATGACAGGGTTCAGGTGAAGCAGTTACAGAACCCTGAGACAATTTTCGAGAAGATTATTGGCATTGTTGTTCGTTTGGCTGAGCATGGTCTAATTCATTGTGATTTCAATGAATTCAACATCATGGTGAGATACTTAGAATTGATTAATGCCTTCTTGTATTTGTAAGTtactttttaatgaaaattgCATGCATCTATTTGAAGCAGCCTCGTTACATGATTCTGTAATCATGCTCTAATTTTTTTCTCTGCTTACACCtttgtttatatatgtatatcttaGATTGATGATGAAGAGAAGATAACGATGATTGACTTTCCTCAAATGGTATCTGTTTCACACCAAAATGCACAAATGTATGCGAGATATCTCATCTCTGGATCATGGCTCTGTCCTCCTTTTATCATTCATGATTGTTTATgcattttgtttctttctttcaggTACTTTGACCGTGATATCGAATGCATCTtcaaattttttagaaaaaggtTAGTTACcaatcaatttttattatttacatatcatcTATTCACATTACCTAGTAGCATATGATCTGATTCTTAAAGTCTCCTTATCTAGGAGAAAAACATATTTCTCAATTTCTGTGTACTCAATTCCTTTCATCCAGGTTTAATATGTCTTTCCAAGAAGATAGGGATGAGTCAGAGGTGGAAGTGGATGAGAACAGCAGACCATCTTTCTATGATATAACTAAAGATGCCAATGCTTTGGATAGAGAACTAGAAGCTAGTGGTTTCACTAAAAAGGAGCAGAATGACCTCGATAAAGTATGTCCACCCTATGACCTCAGTAATAATATCTCTGCTTATTTATCTGGACCTGTTATGTACTTAAAGAAACATGTATAATCGATTGCTTTGTGGTATTGCGTATGTATGTGAATTATAGGCGGCCTAATGTCTAATTTGCAGCACTTGTCTGTGAATGGTATATAAAATGAACATGTGGTTTCTGTCTTGTGTAGTTTATTGAAGGTGGGTTGGAGAAGAGTACAGATTCAGACGACGAGGATGAGGAATCTGATGATGAAGAGCAGGCGTTTGAGTCAAATGAAGAAGGAAACCTAAGTGAAATGAGATCACTGCAGTTGCAAGAGGAGGTATAAAAATTTCCAAGTTCATCATATAACTGAGACATATTCTCTCTTTTATGTAGCCTCCTTGTGCTTCTTACACTATATACTCTGCATGATGTGTAGGAACAGAATAGATCAGATGAAGTTGAGGCAGAAGTTGAATTGGATGATAGTGAGAAAGGCCAAAGCAGTGGAGATGAAGAAAATGAAGCTGGAAGAGATGAGGTTAGTATCTTGTGTGTAGTAGAGACTCAAGAGAGTAGTATATGAGTTAACTAAACAAAATATGCAACCTTCCTTTGCTTTCAGGAGCTGGACAAAAAACTAGGCAAGCAAAGACGCAGAGCCATGGCAGCAGCCAGGGGAGGTAGAAAGTCACAGTCTTCAAGAAACACATACAAGGACAAGGGAGGCCGTTCCCAAACCTCCAAGATCCACAGCAACATGAGTGGCTGGTGAAGTGGTGATAAAACTTTTCACAGCAATTTTGATACCACAAAACAAAACTTTGCAAGACGTTAATGGGCCTTTCAATGTTGTAAACGGGCCTATTTTTTAATCTCatgttgacttttttttttccgataGACAagaatctaaaacttacatgaAAATTCAGTTTCTATATATAAATTCAGAGAAAATATCTCAAATGATACTTGTCtaaatttgattgattttgttttaaaggGGCGAATCTGAAAATACAATGCAAGTTTAGGGAGTAGATAAGAAGCGCTCCCTCAATAAGCGgaaatggaaagaaaaaaaaaatacaaactacaACGGCTAGTGACCTCAACGGTCGGAAATTTTAAACCTTTTTATAAGTTCCGATCTCTCTCGCTGAAGCCGTCCTCACCCATCCTCCTCTGAGATTCGATTCGATTCATTTATCTTTATTCACTacaaagatgatgatgaaagATGTATTCAGACCGACCAAATCCGCACCGAGCTCTCCCGCAAAGCCACTGGGCATCTCCCGCACTCGGTCTGAATCATTTCACGCTATCCACAAAGTCCCTGTCGGAGACAGTCCATATGTCAGAGCCAAGAACGTTCAGGTGATTTAAAGTTACATCCTTTCTTGTCTTCTGCGTTTGATTCGtttattgattgattgattgattgataatGGATACACAGTTGGTGGAGAAGGATCCAGAGAGAGCAATTCCTCTGTTTTGGTCCGCCATTAACGCTGGAGACAGAGTAGACAGCGCTCTCAAAGACATGGCCATCGTTATGAAGCAGCAAGATCGAGCAGAAGAAGCCATCGAAGCTATTAAATCTCTCCGAGTCAGGTGCTCAGATCAAGCTCAGGAATCTCTCGACAACATCCTCCTCGATCTCTACAAGGTCCTttaacacaaaataaaaaaacagagcatCCTCTGTTTGTTTCCTCTGTAttgatttgtttatttttttgttgcagAGATGTGGGAGACTTGACGACCAGATCGCACTTCTGAAACACAAACTCTTCCTGATTCAAAAAGGCCTCGCCTTTAACGGCAAGCGAACCAAAACCGCTAGGTCTCAGGGGAAGAAGTTTCAAGTCTCCGTGGAGCAAGAAGCCACAAGGCTACTGGGGAACTTAGGATGGGCTCTGATGCAGAGAGACAACTTCGTGGAAGCCGAAGACGCGTACAGGAGAGCTCTATCGATCGCCCCGGACAACAACAAGATGTGCAACCTCGGGATCTGCCTTATGAAGCAAGGCAGGATCGACGAAGCCAAGGAGACGCTACGTCGCGTGAAGCCCGCGGTGGTTGATGGCCCTAGAGGAGTGGATTCTCATCTGAAAGCTTACGAGAGAGCGCAGGAGATGCTTACTGATCTTGGCTCCGAGATGATGAGGAGAGGAGGGGGTGATAGAGTCGAGCAGAGGAAGCTGTTCGACGAGATGTTCGGGTCTTCCTCTGTATGGCAGCCTCAGCCTTGTAGAGAACAGGGCGTGAAGGCTAAACCGAAGCCGAGCAATGATGGGTACGCTGACGAGAACGTGAGTGTGAATGTGGTAGTAAACAATAATCCATTGAGGGTGGATGCAAAACCTTTCTTCTCATCGAAGCTGATCAGCAACAGCGAGAAGCTGAAGAGGACGAGATCGTCGAGCCAAACGATGGGAGTGTTGAGctgtggtgatggtggtggtggtggggatGAGGGAGAGACAAACACGAAGAGGAGACTGTCGATGGAGAAGAGAGCGAAAGACTGTGGACTGCCAGACAACAAGGAGTTTGAAGAGGCGATGATCATGGCAGTTTTGGGGACAGAGAAGAAAGTGGACAAGAAGAGGCTTAAGGTGTTTCAGGATATCACTTTGTCCTGCTTAAGCCCAAGAGCctgagtttatatatatatatctcaatcGGCTCTCTAATTTATCAAGTAAAGGGAGATGAGCTCTTATTCTCCTTAGTGTTTTGGTTGCTACATTTTTCGTTTGTCTTATTATTGTTCACAGTTATTGTTATTGACCAATAATGAAAGCTAATATGATGTTCTTTGCCAATCTACTTTGATCccaatttttaaaatgtatcaTCAGATCATCCATTCccaaacttatatatatatatatataaatggatCATCAGGCCTCATAAACATGAGATGTAACAGAATGGTCACTTCTACTAATTCGGATTAACTAGTAAGTAATTAAAGCCAATCTCAGCAGGAACGAATATCATCTTTTGTAGTCTGATTTGAGCTTCCTTGATTGAAAAGGGTTACAACAAAGTCCAATGCACATGGTTATGTCAAATCATTAGGAGGAGAGTTAGGGGAGAGTAGTATAGTATGTAGGTGTATGATTGAGCAACTAACATTACCTACCTCTTAATCAACTTTTGAACAATTCTGCTTAGTTGTTGTTAGTTTTAATGATATCGTTGGCGTTATAAAAGATTGAGACTGGGCGGCAGAAAAAGACTACAActccttaaataaaatatagtatcacccataaataaataaacagaaaATAGATTGGTAAGTTTGTCAGAAACCAGAGctattaaaagagaagagagggagagagagaacgTTTCAACGCCATTTTTGCCGGTGAAAGCTAACTAACAAGTAACAAACTAttcgtttctttttttgttttgtcttttttgtTTCTGTCAACTTCCCCTCTTTCTCTCGCTTTGAGCTAACGGGTTTCTCATTTCTGGGACAAAAGTCTGTTCCTTTCGATCCTCAATGTCCAGATGATCTATTGAATTTGagcatcaagaagaagaagaaaattaacacagagagagagagagagagagagagagagagagagagagagaggagagagagagagaagagagagagagagagagagagagagagagagagagagagagagagagcaaaagGGTCTGAAGTTCAAAGCCTGTTTCAAATAGTTCTGAAGATCTGAAAGCTCAAATCTTTTGAGCTTTAAGGGGGGGGGACAATGAGCGCATCGAGATTCGTAAAGTGTGTGACGGTTGGTGATGGAGCTGTCGGAAAAACATGTTTGCTGATTTCTTACACAAGCAACACTTTCCCTACGGTTATCTCCCATGCTCATATTCGTTTGtatttaaatacattttttttattgtataatAATAACATCTCATCATCACGTACGTTCTTGGTTTCTCTAATTATACAGGATTATGTGCCAACCGTTTTCGATAATTTCAGTGCAAATGTTGTGGTTAATGGAGCCACCGTTAATCTTGGATTGTGGGATACTGCAGGTTTTTTCAGATAATAACTCtcttctttttatgttttttagaaTATGGATTTTGTGCTTTTTGGATCTGAGGTTTTGTAAAAATTTGGGGTAATATGAATAAAAAGGGCAAGAGGATTACAACAGATTAAGACCACTAAGCTACCGTGGAGCAGATGTTTTCATATTGGCCTTCTCTCTTATCAGTAAAGCCAGTTATGAAAACGTCTCCAAAAAGGTAAATCCATCTAAGATCTTGTTTTGGTGTTAGTGTTGTTtactctccctctctctctgaCAAGGTTCACACTTGTGTGTGGGTATTGCAGTGGATCCCGGAGTTGAAACATTACGCGCCTGGTGTCCCAATCATCCTTGTTGGATCAAAGCTTGGTGAGAGATTACTTTTCATTGATGACCTCACTCACACCTTTAAGTTACTAGTTGTGACACAAGTGTGTGTGTTGTTCTCTAGATCTTCGAGATGATAAGCAATTCTTCGTCGACCATCCTGGCGCTGTCCCGATTACAACTGCTCAGGGAGAGGAGCTGAGGAAGCTAATAGATGCACCTACTTACATCGAATGCAGTTCCAAATCTCAAGAGGTTACCAACATTCAATATTAGTGTTTACCATTAGGACAGAGTTGTAATGTTTAATGCTAATGTTTAAATGCAGAATGTGAAAGCTGTCTTTGATGCAGCCATACGAGTGGTGTTGCAACCGCCtaagcagaagaagaaaaagagcaaAGCGCAAAAGGCATGCTCCATCCTATGATGATTAGTGTTGGAAAGCTCTTGTTTTCATACATTTGttggttttggtatattaaAGATCTTCTAACAATGCATCAATGTGTTAATGGACAGACACCCATGTTTGTTTTGgtcttttttatatattaaatggaGTTTGTTCAAATGTAACATCTTTTTCTTATGCAATTCAGTCCCATGCTACAAATTAACAAAccaataaatatcattttacaTCTCAaacaaagagtttttttttttaattaaatgaaCATAAAAATGATCAAACCAACCAAACAAGAATGCTTATGTGAATGAGAGGAAGGCCAAAAGAGAGAGGAGAAGCAGGAGTTGAGATGAAAGAGGGCTGAGACTGGCTGCTCCGCCTGATCCATTTCCGGTAGAGCTACGAGGGTCAAATGGGGGAGGTGTAGCAATGGAAacaagaggaggaggaggaggactaGGTAGTGGAGCAGATAGTCTTGGTGAAGGAGCTTCTATCTCTGGTGGTGGAGGAGTAGCTTCTAAGCTTTCATCCTCATAACCTGTCATTAACACAAAACACTTACTTAGCTATCACTTTGTTCCAATGTATATTACAGTCACTTCCTGACTTTGTCGGTTACTTACAGTTAGACCGCTTCCAACCCAAAACCATCCTCTCCCGGTCAAATACAATGCGGTATCCAGACAAGAAGTTCTCTGTAAACACACAAACATATAACACATTCAACACAAactttctctcttcctctctatcTGCTTCAGTTCCATGCAGCAAATATGTGAAGCGTAAACTAAGTATTGGGGATACTTACGTCCAAAAATGTTAAGCTTGAAATTCACACTCTTCAGAATACCTAAGCAGTACATGGCGGTACCGTCCTATTATTCAAGTTAAAAGCACaatgtatattattaataaGCTAATCCATGAAACTAGACTAAAGTCAAGACATGGTTTCTTACCTCATTGAACACAGAGAAAAGTGGATTTCTCAGAATCATTTGTGATCCTCCTCCAAAAGTCATTATAATTTTAGGGAAATAAATGGTTGTACTGTTTGGACTGAACACAAAGGGGATGAACATCAGAATACAGTTTTGGAACATAGATTGCTACTTGAACCATCTCATACACTTCACTTGTTTCCTCACTTAACATCCAATGTTAGTCATTTTTATTACTTTCTAGGTGTTCTACTATAATATGGACAAAAGCATATGACAAGAGTGGAAGAATGACCTTAAGTCATAACAGAACTCAAATGGAATCTTTGGATCAATGGGGCGTCTCTTGTCTTTGACTTGATCGTCAAACTGCAAAAGTAAGATAGTGAAAGTCATGTGATGTAACAAACAAATGCTTTGGTGTGATGAAGTTTCTTATACAGATACGAGACATCTAATGCCTTGACAATGTTACTTGCAAAACAAGAAACCACAACTTTAGCAAAAGTTAGGTCAACTAACATACTTGTGCAGTGAGATACTATAAATTTGGTAATCTAAACCATAACTTTTGTACTCAGATACGATAAAATTGGTCAGGAAGCATTAGAATATAGATATGAGATTAGTGTAATCTAAGGCACTTACAGTTTTGGTAACAAGATCATATTCTGCCTCCAGTAAGTGTGTAAATGATGTGCCAGTGTCAACGAGTGCGAGGAGCTTAATTCCGAGAGCCTCTCCCCCAACTGATACTTCCGTCACATCCACAGCATAAGTCGGACTAGAGTAGTTTCATTTGGGACAACCAAAATTACAAGAGAAA of the Brassica rapa cultivar Chiifu-401-42 chromosome A03, CAAS_Brap_v3.01, whole genome shotgun sequence genome contains:
- the LOC103860701 gene encoding proteasome subunit alpha type-7-A produces the protein MARYDRAITVFSPDGHLFQVEYALEAVRKGNAAVGVRGTDTVVLAVEKKSTPKLQDTRSARKIVSLDNHVALACAGLKADARVLINKARIECQSHRLTLEDPVTVEYITRYIAGLQQKYTQSGGVRPFGLSTLIVGFDPYTRIPALYQTDPSGTFSAWKANATGRNSNSIREFLEKNYKETSGQETVKLAIRALLEVVESGGKNIEVALMTREEGTLRQLEEAEIDAIVAEIEAEKAAAEAAKKGPSKET
- the LOC103860702 gene encoding serine/threonine-protein kinase rio2 isoform X1, whose translation is MKLDVNVLRYLSKDDFRVLTAVEMGMRNHEIVPSELVDRIAGLKHGGTYKVLKNLLKYKLLHHDRSKYDGFRLTYLGYDFLAIKTLVNRGVFTGVGRQIGVGKESDIFEVAQEDGTILAMKLHRLGRTSFRAVKSKRDYLRHRSSFSWLYLSRLAALKEFAFMKALEEHDFPVPKAIDCNRHCVIMSLVQGYPMVQVKQLQNPETIFEKIIGIVVRLAEHGLIHCDFNEFNIMIDDEEKITMIDFPQMVSVSHQNAQMYFDRDIECIFKFFRKRFNMSFQEDRDESEVEVDENSRPSFYDITKDANALDRELEASGFTKKEQNDLDKFIEGGLEKSTDSDDEDEESDDEEQAFESNEEGNLSEMRSLQLQEEEQNRSDEVEAEVELDDSEKGQSSGDEENEAGRDEELDKKLGKQRRRAMAAARGGRKSQSSRNTYKDKGGRSQTSKIHSNMSGW
- the LOC103860702 gene encoding serine/threonine-protein kinase rio2 isoform X2 codes for the protein MKLDVNVLRYLSKDDFRVLTAVEMGMRNHEIVPSELVDRIAGLKHGGTYKVLKNLLKYKLLHHDRSKYDGFRLTYLGYDFLAIKTLVNRGVFTGVGRQIGVGKESDIFEVAQEDGTILAMKLHRLGRTSFRAVKSKRDYLRHRSSFSWLYLSRLAALKEFAFMKALEEHDFPVPKAIDCNRHCVIMSLVQGYPMVQVKQLQNPETIFEKIIGIVVRLAEHGLIHCDFNEFNIMIDDEEKITMIDFPQMVSVSHQNAQMYFDRDIECIFKFFRKRFNMSFQEDRDESEVEVDENSRPSFYDITKDANALDRELEASGFTKKEQNDLDKFIEGGLEKSTDSDDEDEESDDEEQAFESNEEGNLSEMRSLQLQEENRSDEVEAEVELDDSEKGQSSGDEENEAGRDEELDKKLGKQRRRAMAAARGGRKSQSSRNTYKDKGGRSQTSKIHSNMSGW
- the LOC103860703 gene encoding protein POLLENLESS 3-LIKE 2, with amino-acid sequence MMMKDVFRPTKSAPSSPAKPLGISRTRSESFHAIHKVPVGDSPYVRAKNVQLVEKDPERAIPLFWSAINAGDRVDSALKDMAIVMKQQDRAEEAIEAIKSLRVRCSDQAQESLDNILLDLYKRCGRLDDQIALLKHKLFLIQKGLAFNGKRTKTARSQGKKFQVSVEQEATRLLGNLGWALMQRDNFVEAEDAYRRALSIAPDNNKMCNLGICLMKQGRIDEAKETLRRVKPAVVDGPRGVDSHLKAYERAQEMLTDLGSEMMRRGGGDRVEQRKLFDEMFGSSSVWQPQPCREQGVKAKPKPSNDGYADENVSVNVVVNNNPLRVDAKPFFSSKLISNSEKLKRTRSSSQTMGVLSCGDGGGGGDEGETNTKRRLSMEKRAKDCGLPDNKEFEEAMIMAVLGTEKKVDKKRLKVFQDITLSCLSPRA
- the LOC103860704 gene encoding rac-like GTP-binding protein RHO1 isoform X1 — its product is MSASRFVKCVTVGDGAVGKTCLLISYTSNTFPTVISHAHIRLYLNTFFLLYNNNISSSRTFLVSLIIQDYVPTVFDNFSANVVVNGATVNLGLWDTAGQEDYNRLRPLSYRGADVFILAFSLISKASYENVSKKWIPELKHYAPGVPIILVGSKLDLRDDKQFFVDHPGAVPITTAQGEELRKLIDAPTYIECSSKSQENVKAVFDAAIRVVLQPPKQKKKKSKAQKACSIL
- the LOC103860704 gene encoding rac-like GTP-binding protein RHO1 isoform X2, coding for MSASRFVKCVTVGDGAVGKTCLLISYTSNTFPTDYVPTVFDNFSANVVVNGATVNLGLWDTAGQEDYNRLRPLSYRGADVFILAFSLISKASYENVSKKWIPELKHYAPGVPIILVGSKLDLRDDKQFFVDHPGAVPITTAQGEELRKLIDAPTYIECSSKSQENVKAVFDAAIRVVLQPPKQKKKKSKAQKACSIL